In Agromyces sp. 3263, a single genomic region encodes these proteins:
- a CDS encoding sodium:solute symporter — MDIAIIIIYLAAMLLFGWWGKSRTKNSSDFLVAGRRLGPTLYTGTMAAVVLGGASTVGGVGLGYKFGISGMWLVVAIAVGLFLLSILFASRIAKLKVYTVAQMLKLRYGVNATSASGFVMMAYTLMLSVTSTIAYATIFNVLFDTDRTLSVIIGGVIVMLYSSIGGMWSITLTDMVQFVLKTIGVFFLLLPFAWIHAGGYEGIVDRLGEAAFDFTAIGVDTIITFFVIYTFGMLIGQDIWQRVFTARSPKVAKWGGTAASVYCLLYGVAGALIGTAAASFMPGIEAKDDVYAAVTQQILPIGLSGIVLAAAVAAMMSTASGALIATATVARADVMPIVKRLFGRSAADAAANSNPEHDIRSNRLYVVVLGVAVIVIAAMLNDVVAALTVAYDILVGGLLVAILGGFVWKRATGAGALWSMGVGTVVTLGTMFVVPGGVMANEPIYFGLAASLAAYVIASLLTPRTPASVLQIWNDRLAGRAEPEADAAEPDAAVPAASHGEPIAATRPAAE; from the coding sequence ATGGATATCGCGATCATCATCATCTACCTCGCCGCCATGCTGCTGTTCGGCTGGTGGGGCAAGTCCCGCACCAAGAACTCGAGCGACTTCCTCGTCGCCGGCCGGCGCCTCGGCCCGACGCTCTACACCGGCACCATGGCGGCCGTCGTGCTCGGCGGTGCCTCGACCGTCGGCGGCGTCGGCCTCGGCTACAAGTTCGGCATCTCGGGCATGTGGCTCGTCGTCGCGATCGCCGTGGGCCTCTTCCTCCTCAGCATCCTGTTCGCGAGCCGCATCGCGAAGCTGAAGGTCTACACCGTCGCGCAGATGCTGAAGCTCCGCTACGGCGTGAACGCCACGAGCGCCTCGGGCTTCGTCATGATGGCCTACACGCTCATGCTCTCGGTGACGTCGACGATCGCCTACGCGACGATCTTCAACGTGCTGTTCGACACCGACCGCACGCTCTCGGTGATCATCGGCGGCGTGATCGTGATGCTCTACTCCTCGATCGGCGGCATGTGGTCGATCACCCTCACCGACATGGTGCAGTTCGTCCTGAAGACCATCGGCGTCTTCTTCCTGCTGCTGCCCTTCGCCTGGATCCACGCGGGCGGCTACGAGGGCATCGTCGACCGGCTCGGCGAGGCGGCGTTCGACTTCACGGCGATCGGCGTCGACACGATCATCACGTTCTTCGTCATCTACACGTTCGGCATGCTCATCGGCCAGGACATCTGGCAGCGGGTCTTCACGGCGCGCTCCCCGAAGGTCGCGAAGTGGGGCGGCACCGCGGCATCCGTCTACTGCCTGCTCTACGGCGTCGCCGGCGCACTCATCGGCACCGCCGCCGCCTCGTTCATGCCGGGCATCGAGGCGAAGGACGACGTGTACGCCGCCGTCACCCAGCAGATCCTGCCGATCGGCCTCAGCGGCATCGTGCTCGCGGCCGCCGTCGCCGCGATGATGTCGACCGCCTCGGGCGCGCTCATCGCCACGGCCACGGTCGCCCGCGCCGACGTCATGCCCATCGTGAAGCGGCTCTTCGGTCGTAGCGCAGCGGATGCCGCGGCGAACTCGAATCCCGAGCACGACATCCGCTCCAACCGCCTCTACGTCGTGGTGCTCGGGGTCGCGGTCATCGTCATCGCCGCCATGCTCAACGACGTGGTCGCCGCACTGACGGTCGCCTACGACATCCTGGTCGGCGGTCTCCTCGTCGCCATCCTCGGCGGCTTCGTATGGAAGCGCGCGACCGGGGCCGGGGCGCTCTGGTCGATGGGGGTCGGCACGGTCGTGACGCTCGGCACGATGTTCGTCGTGCCCGGCGGCGTCATGGCGAACGAGCCGATCTACTTCGGCCTCGCCGCCAGCCTCGCGGCGTACGTCATCGCCAGCCTGCTCACCCCGCGCACGCCGGCGTCGGTGCTGCAGATCTGGAACGACCGGCTCGCCGGCCGCGCCGAGCCCGAGGCGGATGCCGCTGAGCCCGACGCCGCGGTCCCGGCAGCGAGCCACGGCGAGCCCATCGCCGCGACGCGGCCCGCAGCGGAATAG
- a CDS encoding thiamine pyrophosphate-binding protein — MIDARAAESAGTADPTDAAPTPDAHVRNGGDVVVESLAALGVTHVFGIPGQHALGLFDAIRRSELEFVSSRVENNSAFGADGYARATGEVGVLFLSTGPGALTALGALQEAYATGVPVLVITSQIPRRGLGGARKGLLHQLDDQQQSARNVTKSTALVREAAHIPSALADAWSLAQAAPAGPTWVEIPEDVLLEATDVPPVQSAITSIPERMPRPELVDEAAALLAGAERPVILAGGGVRRSQGGRAALVRLAEALDAPVVSTVGGKGAIPFDHPLSAASWIEDRYTTDLLEQADVLLAVGTAIGEVTSNYFTFAPRGRLIQVDAEPRVLGSNFRGLGIHADAALALSAIADRLPSRPTEHESQRPAGTADRHASGARVAARLRADVEARLAAQDLAAERGLLADLRAAVPADAHTFWDMTIAGYWAWSAWDPERGEFHSAQGSGGLGFAFPAALAAAIGSGRRTLAVSGDGGAMYSIAELATARQHDADVTWLIVDDGGYGILREYMTEQFGQATATELAGPDFAALARAFGVTAHEATLETVGETIARTFREPGPVVVVVPAVLRMFAPTHLQ; from the coding sequence ATGATCGACGCGCGCGCGGCCGAGTCGGCGGGCACGGCCGACCCGACGGACGCCGCCCCGACCCCCGACGCCCACGTCCGCAACGGCGGCGACGTCGTGGTCGAATCGCTGGCGGCGCTCGGCGTCACCCACGTCTTCGGCATCCCGGGCCAGCACGCGCTCGGCCTGTTCGACGCGATCCGCCGCAGTGAGCTCGAGTTCGTGAGCTCGCGCGTCGAGAACAACTCGGCGTTCGGCGCCGACGGCTACGCACGCGCGACGGGTGAGGTCGGCGTGCTGTTCCTCTCGACCGGCCCGGGCGCGCTCACCGCGCTCGGCGCACTGCAGGAGGCGTATGCCACCGGCGTCCCGGTGCTCGTCATCACGAGCCAGATCCCCCGCCGCGGACTCGGCGGCGCCCGCAAGGGCCTGTTGCACCAGCTCGACGACCAGCAGCAGAGCGCGCGCAACGTCACCAAGTCGACCGCGCTCGTCCGTGAGGCCGCGCACATCCCGTCGGCCCTCGCCGACGCGTGGTCGCTCGCCCAGGCGGCTCCGGCCGGTCCCACGTGGGTCGAGATCCCCGAGGACGTGCTCCTCGAGGCCACCGACGTGCCGCCGGTGCAGTCGGCGATCACGTCGATCCCCGAGCGGATGCCGCGGCCCGAGCTCGTCGACGAGGCCGCCGCGCTGCTCGCGGGCGCCGAGCGCCCGGTCATCCTCGCCGGCGGGGGAGTGCGGCGCTCGCAGGGCGGCCGCGCCGCGCTCGTGCGGCTCGCCGAGGCCCTGGACGCGCCCGTCGTCTCGACCGTCGGCGGCAAGGGCGCGATCCCATTCGACCACCCGCTGTCGGCGGCATCGTGGATCGAGGACCGGTACACGACCGACCTGCTCGAGCAGGCCGACGTGCTCCTCGCCGTCGGCACCGCCATCGGCGAGGTCACGAGCAACTACTTCACGTTCGCGCCGCGCGGCCGGCTCATCCAGGTCGACGCCGAGCCCCGCGTGCTGGGCTCGAACTTCCGGGGCCTCGGCATCCACGCCGACGCCGCACTCGCCCTGTCGGCCATCGCCGACCGGCTTCCGTCACGGCCGACCGAGCACGAGTCGCAGCGACCGGCTGGCACGGCCGACCGCCACGCGTCCGGCGCTCGGGTCGCCGCACGCCTCCGCGCCGACGTCGAGGCCCGCCTCGCCGCGCAGGACCTCGCCGCCGAGCGCGGCCTGCTCGCCGACCTCCGCGCCGCCGTGCCCGCCGACGCCCACACCTTCTGGGACATGACGATCGCCGGTTACTGGGCCTGGTCGGCCTGGGATCCAGAGCGGGGCGAGTTCCACTCCGCCCAGGGCTCGGGCGGCCTCGGCTTCGCGTTCCCCGCAGCGCTCGCCGCGGCGATCGGCTCCGGCCGGCGCACCCTCGCCGTCTCGGGCGACGGCGGCGCGATGTACTCGATCGCCGAACTCGCGACCGCCCGCCAGCACGACGCCGACGTGACCTGGCTCATCGTCGACGACGGCGGCTACGGCATCCTCCGCGAGTACATGACGGAGCAGTTCGGCCAGGCCACGGCCACCGAGCTCGCCGGCCCCGACTTCGCCGCGCTCGCCAGGGCGTTCGGCGTGACCGCCCATGAGGCGACCCTCGAGACCGTGGGCGAGACCATCGCCCGCACCTTCCGCGAGCCCGGCCCCGTTGTCGTGGTCGTGCCCGCCGTGTTGCGCATGTTCGCGCCGACACACCTGCAGTAA
- the speB gene encoding agmatinase codes for MTQPIGPIDSSKTPRYAGPAGFARLPRLDQVEHADIVVAGVPFDSGVSYRPGARFGPTHIREASRLLRPYNPALDVSPFEIAQVADAGDIVANPFHIGEAIDAIQAAALDLTANGTRLVTLGGDHTIALPLLRAAAERHGPVALLHFDAHLDTWDTYFGAEYTHGTPFRRAFEEGIIDTEALSHVGTRGPLYGKKDLEDDRRFGFGIVTSADVYRQGVDEVVAKLRDRIGDRPLYISIDVDVMDPAHAPGTGTPEAGGITSRELLEILRGFRGLNLIGADVVEVAPAYDHAEITGVAASHLAYDLVSLLAIQHEATDAAGSAPSAEQLLREASVV; via the coding sequence ATGACGCAGCCGATCGGTCCCATCGACAGCTCCAAGACCCCTCGCTACGCGGGCCCCGCCGGGTTCGCGCGGCTGCCCCGCCTCGACCAGGTCGAGCATGCCGACATCGTCGTCGCCGGCGTGCCGTTCGACAGCGGCGTGTCCTACCGGCCCGGCGCGCGCTTCGGCCCGACGCACATCCGTGAGGCCTCGCGCCTGCTGCGTCCCTACAATCCGGCGCTCGACGTGTCGCCGTTCGAGATCGCCCAGGTCGCCGACGCGGGCGACATCGTCGCGAACCCGTTCCACATCGGCGAGGCGATCGACGCCATCCAGGCCGCCGCCCTCGACCTCACCGCGAACGGCACGCGCCTCGTCACGCTCGGCGGCGACCACACCATCGCGCTCCCGCTGCTCCGCGCCGCGGCCGAGCGGCACGGGCCCGTCGCGCTGCTCCACTTCGACGCGCACCTCGACACGTGGGACACCTACTTCGGCGCCGAGTACACGCACGGCACCCCGTTCCGGCGGGCGTTCGAGGAGGGCATCATCGACACCGAGGCGCTGAGCCACGTCGGCACGCGCGGCCCGCTCTACGGCAAGAAGGACCTCGAGGACGACCGCCGCTTCGGCTTCGGCATCGTCACGAGCGCCGACGTCTACCGCCAGGGCGTCGACGAGGTCGTCGCGAAGCTCCGCGATCGCATCGGCGACCGCCCCCTCTACATCTCCATCGACGTCGACGTCATGGACCCCGCGCACGCGCCCGGCACCGGCACTCCCGAGGCGGGCGGCATCACGAGCCGCGAGCTCCTCGAGATCCTCCGCGGGTTCCGCGGCCTCAACCTCATCGGCGCCGACGTCGTCGAGGTCGCCCCGGCCTACGACCACGCCGAGATCACCGGCGTCGCCGCCTCGCACCTGGCGTACGACCTGGTCTCGCTGCTCGCGATCCAGCACGAGGCGACGGATGCCGCGGGCAGCGCGCCCTCGGCCGAGCAGCTCCTGCGCGAGGCATCCGTTGTCTGA
- a CDS encoding helix-turn-helix domain-containing protein has protein sequence MRPMPLEPNSRRVAIGSRLRAARQAQQLTIDEVARITGLTKGFLSRVERDMTSPSVSSLITLCEVLSISVGSLFEAPDVQFVPSGTGPRINLGGVDTEERLLSPRSESRVQVIRSVIEPGGHGGKELYAVAADVDVLHVLQGSVVVRFSDQDWELGPGDSITFNGHEPHSWQVAGDGGAEVIWVLVPALWSS, from the coding sequence ATGCGCCCGATGCCGTTGGAGCCGAACAGTCGCCGTGTCGCCATCGGCTCCCGCCTGCGCGCCGCCCGCCAGGCCCAGCAGCTCACCATCGACGAGGTCGCGCGCATCACGGGGCTGACCAAGGGCTTCCTCTCCCGGGTCGAGCGCGACATGACCTCGCCCAGCGTCTCGTCGTTGATCACCCTGTGCGAGGTGCTCTCCATCTCGGTCGGCTCCCTGTTCGAGGCGCCCGACGTGCAGTTCGTCCCCTCGGGCACCGGGCCGCGCATCAACCTCGGCGGCGTCGACACCGAGGAGCGCCTGCTCTCGCCGCGCTCGGAGTCGCGCGTGCAGGTGATCCGGTCGGTGATCGAGCCGGGCGGTCACGGCGGCAAGGAGCTCTATGCGGTCGCCGCCGACGTCGACGTGCTGCATGTGCTGCAGGGCTCGGTCGTCGTGCGCTTCTCCGACCAGGACTGGGAGCTCGGCCCCGGCGACAGCATCACCTTCAACGGTCACGAGCCGCACAGCTGGCAGGTCGCCGGCGACGGTGGCGCCGAGGTGATCTGGGTGCTCGTGCCGGCGCTCTGGAGCTCCTGA
- a CDS encoding YbhB/YbcL family Raf kinase inhibitor-like protein — translation MLDVDPYQALQGLRPVDSFTVTSADFEEGGPLGRPQWSSAAGGVDRSPQLSWSGFPAATRSFAVTCLDPDAPSGSGWWHWSLANLPASVTSLEAGAGSAGGPPLPDGALVLRNEEGSRGFIGAAPPRGTGVHRYLFVVHALDVPGLELDADASPAILGARCFFHAIARGILTGTATRD, via the coding sequence ATGCTCGACGTCGACCCGTACCAGGCACTGCAGGGCTTGCGGCCCGTGGACTCGTTCACCGTGACGAGCGCCGACTTCGAGGAGGGCGGGCCGCTCGGCCGCCCCCAGTGGAGTTCGGCCGCGGGCGGCGTCGACCGCTCGCCGCAGCTGTCGTGGTCGGGCTTCCCGGCGGCGACCCGCAGCTTCGCTGTGACCTGCCTCGACCCCGACGCGCCGAGCGGCTCCGGCTGGTGGCACTGGTCGCTCGCGAACCTGCCGGCGTCGGTGACGAGCCTCGAGGCGGGTGCGGGCAGTGCCGGCGGCCCGCCGCTGCCCGACGGCGCGTTGGTGCTGCGCAACGAGGAGGGCTCGCGCGGGTTCATCGGCGCGGCGCCCCCGCGGGGCACGGGCGTGCACCGGTACCTCTTCGTCGTGCACGCGCTCGACGTGCCGGGCCTCGAGCTCGACGCAGACGCCTCGCCGGCGATCCTGGGCGCTCGGTGCTTCTTCCACGCGATCGCGCGCGGCATCCTGACGGGCACGGCGACGCGCGACTGA